The following proteins are encoded in a genomic region of Desulfurispora thermophila DSM 16022:
- a CDS encoding class I SAM-dependent methyltransferase, producing the protein MSAAVTTTIRPDSAVLDKAVQVAQELSLPFIARQKNSIEQLIRQNNLKGALVIGKNKSIYTDGQVELFFHPGMAKLRIKEILAGKTDQMIKAMDLQPGDTVLDCTLGLAADAIVASFAVGENGSVTGLENSTLLAWLVKEGLTSYQDREMPAMNRAMRRIKVLPADHLTYLSALPSESVDVVYFDPMFRYPLWRSSAMLPVRPLADQRPVSEAALREALRVARKRVVVKETRDSKEFSRLCINEVSGGKHSPIAFGIIKKK; encoded by the coding sequence ATGTCTGCAGCCGTTACTACCACCATCCGTCCGGATTCCGCCGTCCTGGACAAAGCCGTACAGGTAGCCCAGGAACTCTCTCTACCTTTTATAGCCAGACAAAAAAACAGCATCGAGCAACTTATCCGGCAAAACAACTTAAAGGGTGCCCTGGTCATAGGTAAAAACAAAAGTATATATACCGACGGGCAGGTGGAGCTCTTTTTTCACCCGGGCATGGCAAAACTGCGTATAAAAGAAATACTGGCTGGGAAAACTGACCAAATGATCAAAGCAATGGATCTTCAGCCAGGAGATACGGTCCTGGACTGCACTCTGGGTCTGGCTGCCGATGCCATTGTGGCCTCCTTTGCGGTGGGTGAAAACGGCAGCGTGACCGGTCTGGAAAACAGCACTTTGCTGGCCTGGCTGGTCAAAGAGGGCCTGACATCTTACCAGGACAGGGAAATGCCAGCCATGAACCGGGCCATGCGCCGCATAAAGGTCCTGCCTGCCGATCACCTGACTTACCTGTCCGCATTACCGTCTGAAAGCGTTGATGTTGTATACTTTGATCCTATGTTCCGCTATCCACTCTGGCGTTCTTCTGCCATGCTCCCGGTACGCCCGTTGGCCGACCAGCGCCCCGTTTCCGAAGCGGCTCTCCGGGAAGCGTTGCGAGTAGCCCGCAAAAGGGTAGTGGTCAAAGAAACCAGGGATAGCAAGGAGTTTTCGCGCCTGTGTATTAACGAAGTGTCCGGCGGCAAACACTCCCCCATCGCCTTCGGCATTATCAAAAAGAAGTGA